One Pseudomonas tolaasii NCPPB 2192 genomic window carries:
- a CDS encoding tyrosine-type recombinase/integrase translates to MRAKKAANRDLPPRMIRRVRTLKGGKEWVGYYYDGRNEDGKRVEIPLGGDLDIAKAEWAKLDCKPVPKKNALLGQVFDRYEREIIPGKAPKTQSDNRLSLKQLRKAFSDAPIDAVTPQIIAQYRDSRTAKVRANREISLLSHIYNIAREWGLTEANPAAGVRKNKEAPRDFYANEEIWGAVYAVAAPELRDAMDLAYLTAQRPADTLSMREADAVNEFLQVSQGKTSKKLRIRLTAAGTLNDLGVLVERLIAQRRARGVRNPYLIVTEDGRQVTKHMLRLRFDDARDKAIVIARESGDGVLAASIRQFQFRDIRPKAASEILDLGDASRLLGHTDKRITETVYRRVGEIVKPTR, encoded by the coding sequence ATGCGAGCAAAAAAGGCGGCAAACAGGGACCTGCCGCCGCGAATGATTCGGCGTGTACGCACGCTGAAAGGCGGTAAAGAGTGGGTTGGTTACTACTACGACGGGAGGAATGAGGACGGGAAGCGGGTGGAGATCCCGCTCGGGGGTGATTTAGATATCGCCAAGGCGGAGTGGGCAAAGCTCGATTGCAAGCCGGTGCCGAAGAAGAACGCCCTACTGGGCCAAGTGTTTGATCGGTACGAGCGCGAAATCATTCCAGGCAAGGCCCCCAAGACACAGAGCGACAACCGCTTGAGCCTGAAACAGCTGCGTAAAGCGTTCAGTGATGCGCCTATCGATGCGGTGACTCCACAGATCATTGCGCAGTATCGCGACAGCCGTACCGCCAAGGTGCGCGCCAACCGAGAAATCTCTCTGCTGTCACACATCTACAACATCGCACGCGAGTGGGGACTAACTGAAGCCAACCCGGCCGCCGGTGTGCGCAAGAACAAAGAGGCGCCGCGCGACTTCTACGCCAACGAGGAAATCTGGGGGGCTGTATATGCGGTGGCAGCCCCAGAACTGCGCGACGCGATGGACCTGGCTTACCTGACCGCTCAGCGCCCAGCCGACACGCTCTCGATGCGGGAGGCCGACGCGGTTAACGAATTCCTGCAGGTATCCCAGGGCAAGACGTCCAAAAAGCTGAGAATCCGCCTGACGGCCGCCGGCACACTGAATGATTTGGGCGTACTGGTTGAGCGCCTGATTGCACAGAGGCGCGCCCGCGGAGTTCGAAACCCGTATCTGATCGTCACCGAGGATGGGAGGCAGGTGACCAAACACATGCTGAGATTGCGTTTTGACGATGCGCGAGACAAGGCAATTGTCATCGCCAGAGAGTCAGGCGACGGCGTGCTGGCAGCAAGCATCCGACAGTTCCAGTTCCGTGACATACGACCAAAAGCCGCCAGTGAAATCCTGGACCTGGGCGATGCCAGCCGCCTGCTGGGGCACACAGACAAGCGGATAACCGAGACTGTTTACAGGCGTGTTGGGGAGATCGTGAAACCGACCCGCTGA
- a CDS encoding DUF4224 domain-containing protein, with the protein MEMQSETLAEEELAAITGYMIPSGQIAWLNRNGWKYVLTRARRPVVGRVYARMKLAGVKPSAENVAAEAWSLDLSKVG; encoded by the coding sequence ATGGAAATGCAGAGCGAAACACTTGCCGAGGAAGAGCTAGCGGCAATCACTGGCTACATGATCCCTTCGGGCCAGATCGCTTGGCTCAACCGAAACGGTTGGAAGTACGTATTGACCCGGGCGCGTCGGCCAGTTGTTGGCCGGGTTTATGCCCGGATGAAGCTGGCAGGCGTGAAGCCGTCAGCAGAAAACGTTGCGGCTGAAGCCTGGTCGCTGGATCTATCAAAAGTAGGGTAA